A single window of Helicobacter pylori NCTC 11637 = CCUG 17874 = ATCC 43504 = JCM 12093 DNA harbors:
- a CDS encoding outer membrane protein — protein sequence MSAGYQIGEAVQMVKNTGELKNLNDKYEQLSQSLAQLASLKRSIQTANNIQAVNNALSDLKSFASNNHANKETSPIYNTAQAVITSVLAFWSLYAGNTTSFYVTGLNDGSNAPLGRINKDGNCTGLQQCFMNKKTYDQMKMLAENLQKAQGNLCALSECSSDQNGDKTSMTTALQTAQKLMDLIEQTKVSMVWKNIIIAGVSNRAGGAGAITSTGPVTDYAVFNNIKAMLPILQQALKLTQDNHTLSTNLQARAMGYQTNREFAKDIYALAQNQKQILSNASSIFNLFNSIPKDQLKYLENAYLKVPHLGKTPTNPYRQNVNLNKEIQTIQNNVDNYGNRLDSALSVAKDVYNLKSNQTEIVTAYNDAKNLSEEISKLPYNKVNVTNIVMSPKDSTAGQYNYQINPEQQSNLSQALAAMSNNPFKKVGMISSQNNNGALNGLGVQVGYKQFFGESKRWGLRYYGFFDYNHGYIKSSFFNSSSDIWTYGGGSDLLVNIINDSITRKNNKLSVGLFGGIQLAGTTWLNSQYVNLTAFNNPYSAKVNTSNFQFLFNLGLRTNLATAKKKDSEHSAQHGIELGIKIPTINTNYYSFLGTQLQYRRLYSVYLNYVFAY from the coding sequence GTGAGCGCGGGCTATCAAATCGGCGAAGCGGTGCAAATGGTGAAAAACACCGGCGAATTGAAAAATTTGAACGATAAATATGAGCAATTAAGCCAATCTTTAGCCCAACTGGCTTCGTTAAAACGAAGCATTCAAACGGCGAACAACATTCAGGCTGTCAACAATGCTTTAAGCGATTTAAAAAGCTTTGCGAGTAACAACCACGCAAACAAAGAAACATCGCCCATCTACAACACCGCGCAAGCTGTTATCACTTCAGTATTGGCTTTTTGGAGTCTTTATGCAGGGAACACTACCAGTTTTTATGTGACCGGTTTGAATGATGGATCTAATGCTCCTCTTGGAAGAATCAATAAAGATGGGAACTGCACAGGATTACAACAATGTTTTATGAACAAAAAAACTTATGATCAAATGAAAATGCTTGCCGAAAACCTCCAAAAAGCTCAAGGCAATCTCTGTGCCTTATCAGAATGCTCTAGCGATCAAAATGGAGACAAAACTTCCATGACTACAGCTCTTCAAACCGCACAAAAGCTCATGGATTTAATCGAACAGACCAAGGTTTCTATGGTGTGGAAAAATATAATCATCGCAGGTGTTTCAAACAGAGCTGGTGGTGCTGGCGCTATCACATCCACTGGTCCTGTAACCGACTATGCGGTGTTTAACAACATTAAGGCGATGCTACCTATCTTGCAACAAGCGCTCAAACTAACTCAGGACAACCACACCCTATCCACTAACTTGCAAGCTCGAGCTATGGGATATCAAACAAATCGTGAATTTGCTAAAGACATTTACGCTTTAGCTCAAAACCAAAAGCAAATCCTTTCTAACGCTTCAAGTATCTTCAACCTCTTTAATTCTATTCCTAAAGACCAACTTAAGTATTTGGAGAACGCTTACTTGAAAGTGCCACATTTGGGTAAAACACCTACTAATCCTTACAGACAGAATGTGAATTTGAATAAAGAAATTCAGACGATTCAAAACAATGTAGATAATTATGGCAATCGGTTGGATTCGGCTTTAAGCGTGGCTAAAGATGTTTATAACCTAAAATCCAATCAAACAGAGATTGTAACCGCCTATAACGACGCTAAGAATTTGAGCGAAGAGATTTCTAAACTCCCCTATAATAAGGTCAATGTAACAAACATCGTTATGTCGCCTAAAGATTCTACAGCGGGCCAATACAACTACCAGATCAACCCAGAGCAGCAATCCAATCTTTCTCAAGCTTTAGCGGCGATGAGCAATAACCCCTTTAAAAAAGTGGGCATGATCAGCTCTCAAAACAATAACGGCGCTTTGAATGGGCTTGGCGTGCAAGTGGGCTATAAGCAATTCTTTGGCGAAAGCAAAAGATGGGGATTAAGGTATTATGGCTTCTTTGATTACAACCACGGTTATATCAAATCCAGCTTCTTTAATTCGTCTTCTGACATATGGACTTATGGCGGTGGGAGCGATTTGTTAGTGAATATTATCAACGATAGCATCACAAGAAAGAACAACAAGCTCTCCGTGGGTCTTTTTGGAGGCATCCAACTCGCAGGGACTACATGGCTTAATTCTCAATACGTGAATTTAACAGCGTTCAATAACCCTTACAGCGCGAAAGTCAATACCTCCAATTTCCAATTTTTGTTCAATCTCGGCTTGAGGACGAATCTCGCTACAGCTAAGAAAAAAGACAGCGAACATTCCGCGCAACATGGCATTGAACTGGGCATTAAAATCCCCACCATTAACACGAATTACTATTCTTTTCTAGGCACTCAATTGCAATACAGAAGGCTCTATAGCGTGTATCTCAATTATGTGTTCGCTTATTAA
- a CDS encoding phosphoribosyltransferase, with product MHYSYETFLKDSLELVKQVEHLCGVPEALVCVMRGGMTLAHFLSLHWNLREVYGINAISYDTTHRQNALKIENIPTIKERLKTILVVDEIVDSGNSLEAVLKVLEEKHPDKKFYSASLFQKTSAKYKAHAFLKDAPEWIDFFWEVDLKNLKSH from the coding sequence ATGCATTATTCTTATGAAACCTTTTTGAAAGACAGCCTGGAATTAGTCAAACAAGTAGAGCACCTTTGCGGTGTCCCAGAAGCCCTTGTGTGCGTGATGCGAGGGGGAATGACTTTAGCGCATTTTTTGAGCTTGCACTGGAATTTAAGGGAAGTTTATGGCATCAATGCGATTTCTTATGACACCACCCACCGACAAAACGCCCTAAAAATTGAAAATATCCCCACGATCAAAGAGCGTCTAAAAACCATTCTTGTGGTAGATGAAATCGTAGATAGCGGTAATTCTTTAGAAGCGGTGCTTAAAGTGTTGGAAGAAAAACACCCTGATAAAAAGTTTTATAGTGCGAGTTTGTTCCAAAAAACAAGCGCGAAATACAAAGCCCATGCGTTTTTAAAAGACGCTCCTGAATGGATTGATTTCTTTTGGGAAGTGGATTTGAAAAACTTAAAAAGCCATTAA
- the rimO gene encoding 30S ribosomal protein S12 methylthiotransferase RimO has product MQIKENKQLCLISLGCSKNLVDSEVMLGKLYNYTLTNDAKSADVILINTCGFIESAKQESIQTILNAAKDKKEGAILIASGCLSERYKDEIKELIPEVDIFTGVGDYDKIDIMIAKKQNQFSEQVFLSEHYNARIITGSSVHAYVKISEGCNQKCSFCAIPSFKGKLQSRELDSILKEVENLALKGYKDMTFIAQDSSSFLYDKGQKDGLIQLIRAIDKQKALKSARILYLYPSSTTLELIGAIESSPIFQNYFDMPIQHISDSMLKKMRRNSSQAHHLKLLDAMKQVKESFIRSTIIVGHPEENEGEFEELSAFLDEFQFDRLNIFAFSAEENTHAYSLEKVPKKIINARIKALNKIALKHQNHSFKALLNKPIKALVENKEGEYFYKARDLRWAPEVDGEILINDSELTTPLKPGHYTIMPSAFKDNILLAKVLSPF; this is encoded by the coding sequence ATGCAAATTAAAGAAAACAAACAACTTTGCCTGATCTCATTAGGTTGCTCTAAAAATTTGGTGGATTCAGAGGTGATGTTAGGCAAGCTTTATAACTACACGCTCACTAATGACGCTAAGAGTGCTGATGTGATTTTGATCAACACTTGCGGTTTTATTGAAAGCGCCAAACAAGAGAGCATCCAAACCATTCTCAACGCCGCTAAAGACAAAAAAGAGGGAGCGATTTTGATTGCGAGCGGGTGCTTGAGCGAGCGCTATAAAGATGAAATCAAAGAGTTGATCCCTGAAGTGGATATTTTTACCGGCGTGGGGGATTATGACAAGATCGATATAATGATTGCTAAAAAACAAAACCAGTTCAGCGAGCAAGTGTTTTTAAGCGAGCATTATAACGCGCGCATCATCACGGGATCGAGCGTGCATGCTTATGTGAAAATTTCTGAGGGTTGCAATCAAAAATGTTCTTTTTGTGCTATCCCTAGCTTTAAGGGGAAATTGCAAAGCAGGGAATTGGACTCCATTTTAAAAGAAGTGGAAAATCTGGCTCTTAAAGGTTATAAGGATATGACTTTTATCGCTCAAGACTCTAGCTCCTTTTTATACGATAAGGGGCAAAAAGACGGCTTGATTCAGCTTATTAGGGCGATTGACAAACAGAAAGCCTTAAAGAGCGCTCGCATTCTATACCTCTACCCCTCTAGCACCACTTTAGAGCTTATTGGCGCGATTGAAAGTTCGCCCATTTTTCAAAATTATTTTGACATGCCCATCCAGCACATCAGCGACTCCATGCTCAAAAAGATGCGGCGCAACTCCAGCCAAGCGCACCATTTAAAGCTTTTAGATGCCATGAAGCAGGTTAAAGAAAGCTTTATTAGAAGTACGATTATTGTAGGGCATCCGGAAGAAAATGAGGGCGAATTTGAGGAATTGAGCGCGTTTTTAGACGAGTTCCAGTTTGATAGATTGAATATTTTTGCTTTCAGCGCTGAAGAAAACACGCATGCCTATTCTTTAGAGAAAGTGCCTAAAAAAATTATCAACGCCCGCATCAAAGCCTTGAATAAAATCGCTCTAAAGCACCAAAACCATTCCTTTAAGGCTTTGTTAAATAAGCCCATTAAGGCGTTAGTGGAAAATAAAGAGGGCGAGTATTTTTACAAAGCAAGGGATCTCAGGTGGGCGCCTGAAGTGGATGGGGAAATTTTGATCAATGACAGCGAACTAACCACCCCTTTAAAACCCGGGCATTATACGATTATGCCTAGCGCCTTTAAAGACAATATCTTACTCGCTAAGGTTTTAAGCCCTTTTTAA
- a CDS encoding anaerobic C4-dicarboxylate transporter yields MVDSFFQIAVLLFSLFLGARLGGLGVGYAGGLGVLILCLFLGLNPGKIPFDVILIIMAVISAISAMQKAGGLDYLVKIAEKILRKHPKQINYLAPSVAYFLTILAGTGHTVFSLIPVIVEVSQSQNIKPKAPLSLAVVSSQVAITASPVSAAVVFMSGILEPLGANYLTLLMVWIPTTFLACMLTAFIMGFTDLKLDSDPHYLERLKVGKISPPKIKEEKETLKSAKLSLWIFIGGVVAIVFYASAISKNIALISPVILDRDYAIVSFMLSVATLIVLFCKINANEIAHSSVFKSGMQACVCVLGVAWLGDTFVSNHIDEIKRYASFLIADYPFLLAIALFLASMLLYSQAATSKALIPSVITALGISANHTEHLYIIVASFASVSALFVLPTYPTLLGAIAMDNTGTTKMGRYVFDHAFLIPGVLVVSLSVALGFVVAPLVL; encoded by the coding sequence ATGGTGGATTCCTTTTTCCAAATTGCAGTGTTACTTTTTTCGCTTTTTTTAGGGGCAAGACTAGGGGGTTTAGGAGTGGGCTATGCGGGGGGCTTGGGCGTGCTTATTTTATGCTTATTTTTGGGGCTAAATCCGGGCAAAATCCCTTTTGATGTGATTTTAATCATCATGGCAGTCATTAGCGCTATTAGTGCCATGCAAAAAGCGGGGGGCTTGGATTACTTAGTCAAAATCGCTGAAAAAATTTTAAGGAAACACCCCAAGCAAATCAATTACCTCGCGCCAAGCGTGGCGTATTTTTTAACGATACTAGCCGGCACCGGGCATACGGTTTTTTCCTTGATCCCAGTGATTGTGGAAGTGAGTCAGAGTCAAAACATCAAACCCAAAGCACCCTTAAGCTTAGCAGTCGTTTCTAGTCAAGTCGCTATTACCGCAAGCCCAGTGAGCGCGGCGGTGGTGTTTATGAGCGGTATTTTAGAGCCTTTAGGAGCAAATTACTTGACCCTTTTAATGGTTTGGATCCCTACGACTTTTTTAGCATGCATGCTCACGGCGTTTATTATGGGTTTTACTGATTTAAAGTTAGACAGCGATCCGCATTATTTAGAGCGCTTGAAAGTGGGCAAAATTTCGCCCCCTAAAATCAAAGAAGAAAAAGAAACCCTAAAAAGCGCGAAATTATCGTTATGGATTTTTATCGGTGGGGTTGTAGCGATCGTTTTTTATGCGAGCGCGATTTCTAAAAATATCGCTTTAATTAGCCCGGTAATTTTAGACAGAGATTACGCGATCGTGTCTTTCATGCTAAGCGTGGCGACTTTAATTGTGCTTTTTTGCAAGATTAATGCTAATGAAATCGCTCATTCAAGCGTGTTTAAATCCGGCATGCAAGCGTGCGTGTGCGTGTTGGGCGTGGCGTGGTTGGGCGATACTTTTGTGAGCAATCATATAGATGAGATCAAGCGATACGCTTCTTTTTTGATCGCTGATTACCCATTTTTATTAGCCATAGCACTCTTTTTGGCTTCCATGCTTTTGTATTCGCAAGCTGCCACCTCTAAAGCGCTCATCCCAAGCGTGATCACAGCCTTAGGCATTAGCGCTAACCATACAGAGCATTTGTATATTATCGTGGCTTCTTTTGCGAGCGTTTCGGCGTTGTTTGTGTTACCCACTTACCCCACTTTACTAGGAGCGATCGCTATGGATAACACCGGCACCACTAAAATGGGCCGTTACGTGTTTGATCATGCGTTTTTGATCCCTGGGGTTTTAGTCGTGTCTTTGAGCGTGGCGTTAGGGTTTGTTGTCGCGCCGTTAGTTTTGTAG
- a CDS encoding HP0729 family protein — MNHLLILYNPYYQKDVIQQHLSVLQEKSQVGFGKIRSKLNDQEKQDSLEEIYKATNEENFLQLFLTDYANLFAAKVIKVSKEIDEGLIPSYYKEKNLEVEDFFIISDLRELVREDFSLLRDQFLSNFIAPNNHTYAIYGNNYVYPLPVRLKEERSYFLGDEKHYLSVYKSKEYLTMQENFMRFVFGKRLFYLLHPDSINNIIHAELELLQSENDLLNDFTSIIVKYSKTLEYEIYLFAKKVLLKACAKDPSLYDLAYKVQGKSLILEDFFTQKPNFWSVKFLLKHEKIQCHLEENLKRFINYPFSRSLSLIQEIRNEAVHKKAPSLHEVEKLRNEILGIEGASLLKSILTRKEMA; from the coding sequence ATGAACCACCTTTTAATCCTTTATAACCCTTACTATCAAAAAGATGTCATCCAACAACATTTAAGCGTTTTGCAGGAAAAATCCCAAGTGGGTTTTGGTAAAATCCGATCAAAGCTCAACGATCAAGAAAAGCAAGACTCCTTAGAAGAAATCTACAAAGCCACCAATGAAGAAAATTTTTTGCAGCTTTTTTTGACCGATTACGCTAATTTGTTTGCCGCTAAGGTGATAAAGGTTTCTAAAGAGATTGATGAGGGTTTGATTCCTAGTTACTATAAAGAAAAAAATTTGGAAGTGGAAGACTTTTTTATTATCAGCGATTTAAGGGAATTAGTCAGGGAAGACTTCAGCCTTTTAAGGGATCAATTTTTATCCAATTTCATCGCGCCCAACAACCACACTTACGCCATTTATGGGAATAATTATGTCTATCCTTTGCCGGTCAGATTGAAAGAGGAGCGTTCTTATTTTTTAGGCGATGAAAAGCATTATCTGAGCGTGTATAAAAGCAAAGAATATTTAACTATGCAAGAAAATTTCATGCGTTTTGTTTTTGGAAAAAGGCTTTTTTACCTCTTACACCCTGACAGCATCAATAACATCATTCATGCAGAGTTAGAGCTTTTACAAAGCGAAAACGATCTTTTGAATGACTTTACAAGCATCATCGTCAAATACTCCAAAACCTTAGAATACGAAATTTATCTTTTTGCTAAAAAAGTTCTTTTAAAGGCTTGCGCAAAAGATCCCAGCCTTTATGATTTAGCTTATAAAGTCCAAGGAAAATCTTTGATACTTGAAGATTTTTTCACTCAAAAGCCTAATTTTTGGAGCGTTAAATTTTTACTCAAACACGAAAAAATCCAATGCCATTTAGAAGAAAACTTAAAAAGATTCATCAATTATCCTTTTTCAAGAAGCCTAAGTCTCATTCAAGAGATCCGCAACGAAGCCGTCCACAAAAAAGCTCCAAGTTTGCATGAAGTGGAAAAACTCAGGAACGAAATTTTAGGCATAGAAGGCGCGAGCTTGTTGAAGAGCATTCTGACTCGCAAGGAAATGGCATGA
- a CDS encoding tRNA dihydrouridine synthase, whose translation MDFKNKKWLFLAPLAGYTDLPFRSVVKKFGVDVTTSEMVSSHSLVYAFDKTSKMLEKSPLEDHFMAQISGSKESVVKEAVEKINALEHVNGIDFNCGCPAPKVANHGNGSGLLKDLNHLVKLLKTIRENTNKKITSVKVRLGFEKKIPKEIAHALNDAPVDYVVVHGRTRSDKYQKDKIDYESIALMKGILKKPVIANGEIDSVKKAFEVLQITQADGLMIGRAALRAPWIFWQIRNNTTKLPAVVKKDLVLEHFDKMVEFYGDRGVIMFRKNLHAYAKGEMQASAFRNCVNTLTEIKSMREGIEEFFNQEMLQSEVPLWVELNQKSV comes from the coding sequence ATGGACTTTAAAAATAAAAAATGGCTTTTTCTAGCCCCTTTGGCAGGCTATACGGATTTGCCTTTCAGAAGCGTGGTGAAAAAATTTGGCGTGGATGTTACCACAAGCGAAATGGTGAGCTCGCATTCGTTAGTGTATGCGTTTGATAAAACTTCTAAAATGTTAGAAAAATCCCCTTTAGAAGATCATTTCATGGCACAAATTTCAGGCTCTAAAGAAAGCGTAGTCAAAGAAGCGGTGGAGAAAATCAACGCTTTAGAGCATGTGAATGGGATTGATTTTAATTGCGGTTGCCCCGCTCCTAAAGTGGCTAATCATGGTAATGGTAGCGGGCTATTGAAGGATTTAAACCACTTAGTGAAGCTTTTAAAAACCATCAGGGAAAACACCAATAAAAAAATCACAAGCGTGAAAGTGCGTTTAGGCTTTGAAAAGAAAATCCCTAAAGAAATCGCTCATGCCTTAAATGATGCGCCGGTGGATTATGTGGTGGTGCATGGGAGGACACGAAGCGACAAATACCAAAAAGACAAAATAGATTATGAAAGCATCGCTTTAATGAAAGGGATTTTAAAAAAGCCGGTGATAGCCAATGGCGAAATTGACAGCGTGAAAAAAGCCTTTGAAGTTTTGCAAATTACGCAAGCTGATGGGCTAATGATAGGGCGAGCAGCCTTAAGAGCCCCATGGATATTTTGGCAAATCAGAAACAACACCACAAAATTACCCGCAGTCGTGAAAAAAGATCTGGTTTTAGAACATTTTGATAAAATGGTGGAGTTTTATGGGGATAGGGGGGTGATCATGTTCAGGAAAAATTTGCATGCTTACGCTAAGGGCGAAATGCAAGCGAGCGCGTTTCGTAATTGTGTCAATACCCTTACAGAAATAAAGAGCATGCGAGAGGGTATAGAGGAATTTTTTAATCAAGAAATGTTGCAAAGTGAAGTGCCATTATGGGTAGAATTGAATCAAAAAAGTGTTTGA
- a CDS encoding type II asparaginase: MRIFLKLLILLFCLKGQVMAQNLPTIALLATGGTIAGSSASASLGSYKSGELGIKDILKAVPSLNKIARIQGEQISNIGSQDMNEEVWFKLAKRAQELLDDSRIQGVVITHGTDTLEESAYFLNLVLRSTKPVVLVGAMRNAASLSADGALNLYNALSVATNEKSANKGVLVVMDDNIFSAREVVKTHTTHTSTFKALNSGAIGSVYYGKARYYMQPLRKHTIESEFSILELNPPLPKVDIIYTHVGMTPDLFQASLNSHAKGVVIAGVGNGNVSAGLLKAMQEASQMGVVIVRSSRVGSGEITSGEIDDKAFITSDNLNPQKARVLLQLALTKTNDKAKIQEMFEEY; the protein is encoded by the coding sequence ATGAGAATATTTTTGAAATTGTTGATTCTTTTATTTTGTTTGAAGGGGCAGGTTATGGCTCAAAATTTACCCACCATTGCTTTACTGGCGACAGGGGGGACGATTGCAGGGAGTAGTGCGAGCGCGAGTTTGGGTAGTTATAAGAGTGGTGAGTTGGGCATCAAAGATATTCTTAAGGCTGTCCCTAGTCTCAACAAGATCGCTCGCATTCAAGGGGAACAGATTTCTAACATCGGCTCACAAGACATGAATGAAGAAGTATGGTTCAAACTCGCCAAACGCGCCCAAGAATTGCTAGATGATAGCCGTATTCAAGGCGTTGTCATCACGCATGGCACGGACACTTTAGAAGAGAGCGCGTATTTTTTAAACTTAGTTTTACGCTCCACAAAACCGGTCGTGCTGGTGGGAGCGATGCGTAATGCTGCTTCTTTGAGCGCGGATGGGGCTTTGAATTTGTATAACGCGCTGAGCGTAGCGACTAATGAAAAAAGCGCAAATAAAGGCGTGTTGGTGGTGATGGACGATAATATTTTTAGCGCTAGGGAAGTGGTTAAAACGCACACCACCCACACTTCCACCTTTAAAGCCTTAAATAGCGGCGCGATAGGGAGCGTGTATTATGGCAAGGCGCGCTATTACATGCAGCCTTTAAGAAAGCACACGATAGAGAGCGAATTTTCCATTTTAGAGCTCAACCCCCCCTTGCCTAAAGTGGATATCATTTACACGCATGTCGGCATGACCCCTGATCTATTCCAAGCGAGCCTAAACTCGCATGCAAAAGGCGTTGTGATAGCCGGGGTGGGTAATGGGAATGTGAGTGCTGGATTGTTAAAAGCGATGCAAGAAGCGAGCCAAATGGGGGTGGTTATTGTTCGTTCTAGCAGGGTAGGTAGCGGTGAGATTACTTCAGGTGAGATTGATGACAAGGCCTTTATCACAAGCGACAATTTAAACCCCCAAAAAGCCAGAGTGCTTTTACAACTCGCTCTAACTAAAACGAATGATAAGGCAAAAATCCAAGAAATGTTTGAAGAGTATTAA
- the tilS gene encoding tRNA lysidine(34) synthetase TilS → MQDFKNYLEPLREGKNLLGFSGGLDSVCLFHLLVGENIAFDIALVDYNTQKQRLEIIQHAQILAKTHHKKCYIHYAPKIERNFEMQARKIRYDFFESLTKEHSYKHLILAHHLNDRLEWFLMQLSKGAGLNTLLSFQAYEKRKSYAIVRPLLYTPKDTLKTLAKDLKFFEDDSNSSLKFKRNFFRKHYANSLMQHYSKGIIQSFKFLDREKERLYPLIPVSQMHGITFFKRSQNALFMVDKILKKKGYVLSFSQKEEIKRHFFSLEIAQKFIIEKDKEHVFIAFKPQKILSMPKDFKDRARRLDIPKRLRPVLYAEFLKQPTHDFLTRFKQSLMDL, encoded by the coding sequence ATGCAAGATTTTAAAAATTATTTAGAGCCTTTAAGAGAGGGGAAAAATTTATTGGGCTTTTCGGGTGGGTTGGATTCTGTTTGCTTGTTCCATCTCTTAGTTGGAGAAAATATCGCTTTTGACATCGCTTTAGTGGATTATAACACGCAAAAACAACGCCTTGAAATCATCCAACACGCTCAAATACTCGCAAAAACACACCATAAAAAATGCTATATCCATTACGCTCCAAAGATTGAGCGCAATTTTGAAATGCAAGCGAGAAAGATCCGTTATGATTTTTTTGAATCCTTAACAAAAGAGCATTCTTACAAGCATTTGATTTTAGCGCACCATTTGAATGACAGACTGGAATGGTTTTTGATGCAACTAAGTAAAGGTGCCGGATTAAACACGCTTTTAAGCTTTCAAGCCTATGAAAAAAGAAAATCTTATGCGATCGTTCGCCCCTTACTCTACACCCCTAAAGACACCCTTAAAACGCTCGCTAAAGATTTGAAATTTTTTGAAGATGATTCTAATTCTTCTTTAAAATTCAAACGCAATTTTTTCAGGAAACATTACGCTAACTCCTTGATGCAACATTATTCTAAGGGCATTATCCAAAGTTTTAAATTTTTAGATAGAGAAAAAGAGCGGCTTTATCCTTTGATTCCCGTTTCACAAATGCATGGGATCACTTTTTTCAAGCGTTCGCAAAACGCGCTTTTTATGGTGGATAAAATCTTAAAGAAAAAGGGGTATGTGTTGAGCTTTTCTCAAAAAGAAGAAATCAAACGCCATTTTTTTAGCCTAGAAATCGCTCAAAAATTCATCATTGAAAAGGATAAAGAGCATGTTTTTATCGCTTTTAAACCCCAAAAAATTTTAAGCATGCCAAAGGATTTTAAAGACAGAGCCAGGAGGTTGGATATCCCTAAACGCTTACGGCCTGTTTTATACGCAGAGTTTTTAAAACAACCAACGCATGATTTTTTAACCCGTTTTAAACAGAGCTTAATGGATCTATAA
- a CDS encoding outer membrane beta-barrel protein has translation MGRIESKKCLKALVFLASLGVLWGNSAEKTPFFKTKNHIYLGFRLGTGASTRTSMRQQAYKDNPTCPSSVCYGEKLEAHYKGGKNLSYTGQIGDEIAIDKYHILGLRVWGDIEYAKAQLGQKVGGNTLLSQANYDPSAIKTYDIASNTQGSLNLQKTPNPQNFLFNNGHFMAFGLNVNVFVNLPIDTLLKLALKTEKMLFFKIGVFGGGGVEYAILWSSQYKNQNTNQDDKFFAAGGGFFVNFGGSLYIGKRNRFNVGLKIPYYSLSAQSWKNFGSSNVWQQQTIRQNFSVFRNKEVFVSYAFLF, from the coding sequence ATGGGTAGAATTGAATCAAAAAAGTGTTTGAAAGCGCTTGTTTTTTTAGCCAGTTTGGGGGTTTTGTGGGGCAATAGTGCTGAAAAAACGCCTTTTTTTAAAACGAAAAACCACATTTATCTAGGTTTTAGGCTAGGCACAGGGGCTAGCACGCGTACAAGCATGCGACAACAAGCCTATAAAGACAACCCCACTTGCCCTAGCAGCGTGTGTTATGGCGAGAAATTAGAAGCCCATTATAAGGGGGGTAAAAACCTGTCTTATACCGGGCAAATAGGCGATGAAATAGCTATTGATAAATACCATATTTTAGGATTAAGGGTGTGGGGGGATATAGAATACGCTAAAGCGCAATTGGGTCAAAAAGTGGGGGGTAACACCCTTTTATCCCAAGCCAATTATGACCCAAGCGCGATTAAAACCTACGATATTGCTTCAAACACTCAAGGCTCTTTGAATTTGCAAAAAACCCCAAACCCTCAAAACTTCCTTTTCAATAACGGGCATTTCATGGCGTTTGGTTTGAATGTGAATGTGTTTGTTAATCTCCCTATAGACACCCTTTTAAAACTCGCTTTAAAAACAGAAAAAATGCTGTTTTTTAAAATAGGCGTGTTTGGTGGGGGTGGGGTGGAATACGCAATATTATGGAGTTCTCAATATAAAAACCAAAACACGAATCAAGACGATAAATTTTTTGCAGCGGGTGGGGGGTTTTTTGTGAATTTTGGGGGTTCTTTGTATATAGGCAAGCGCAACCGCTTTAATGTGGGGTTAAAAATCCCTTATTATAGCTTGAGCGCGCAAAGTTGGAAAAACTTTGGCTCTAGCAATGTGTGGCAGCAACAAACGATCCGACAAAACTTCAGCGTTTTTAGGAATAAAGAAGTTTTTGTCAGCTACGCGTTCTTGTTTTAG
- a CDS encoding apolipoL family protein has translation MHARIDDDIENDELKTMFKHELQKGMEKSGENIKRRSNECKESFIEEIKKDIEQFEERLKDSLIMLDRINIDSGFGFSFNIDSGINKIGLFASIGGGLISLLAAPIVGEIALIGGLVLGAMGIVKSVWSFFDSDYKKSQQRKEADKNLDKFCEKITEGMRNQIESGKKGASEMIENLKASLNDLVVCYERMREGLIKAGEDLWHLDDRIKTTLKQRIAQ, from the coding sequence ATGCATGCACGTATTGATGACGACATTGAAAATGATGAACTTAAAACAATGTTTAAACATGAACTCCAAAAAGGCATGGAAAAATCGGGTGAAAACATAAAACGGCGTTCTAATGAATGCAAGGAATCATTCATTGAAGAGATAAAAAAAGATATTGAACAATTTGAAGAGAGGCTTAAAGATTCTCTAATAATGTTAGATCGCATCAACATTGATAGTGGTTTTGGTTTTAGTTTCAATATTGATAGCGGTATTAATAAAATAGGCTTATTCGCTTCAATAGGAGGAGGTTTGATTTCACTTTTAGCGGCACCTATAGTAGGTGAGATTGCACTAATTGGAGGATTGGTTTTAGGAGCAATGGGGATAGTTAAATCAGTGTGGAGTTTTTTTGATTCAGACTATAAAAAATCCCAACAAAGAAAAGAAGCGGATAAAAATTTAGATAAATTTTGTGAAAAAATCACAGAAGGTATGAGAAACCAAATTGAAAGTGGCAAAAAAGGTGCATCTGAAATGATTGAGAACTTAAAAGCCAGTCTTAACGATCTCGTTGTTTGTTACGAGCGTATGAGGGAAGGGCTAATAAAGGCCGGTGAAGACTTATGGCATTTAGATGATCGCATCAAAACCACATTAAAACAAAGGATCGCGCAATGA